A single genomic interval of Monodelphis domestica isolate mMonDom1 chromosome X, mMonDom1.pri, whole genome shotgun sequence harbors:
- the HCFC1 gene encoding host cell factor 1 isoform X3 yields MASGLQPAAVVASVSASSSAVAAAGSSSLAQLLQPRWKRVVGWSGPVPRPRHGHRAVAIKELIVVFGGGNEGIVDELHVYNTATNQWFIPAVRGDIPPGCAAYGFVCDGTRLLVFGGMVEYGKYSNDLYELQASRWEWKRLKAKAPKNGPPPCPRLGHSFSLVGNKCYLFGGLANDSEDPKNNIPRYLNDLYILELRPGSGVVAWDIPITYGVLPPPRESHTAVVYTEKDNKKSKLVIYGGMSGCRLGDLWTLDIETLTWNKPTLSGVAPLPRSLHSATTIGNKMYVFGGWVPLVMDDVKVATHEKEWKCTNTLACLNLDTMSWETILMDTLEDNIPRARAGHCAVAINTRLYIWSGRDGYRKAWNNQVCCKDLWYLETEKPPAPSRVQLVRANTNSLEVSWGAVPTADSYLLQLQKYDIPAAAAAAATATSPAANPVPSVPINPPKSPAPAAAAPAVQPLAQVGITLLPQAAATPPTTTTTIQVLPTVPGSPIPVPTTGRTQGVPAVLKVTGPQAPAGTPLVTVRPASQPGKAPVTVTSLPAGVRMVVPTQSAQGTVIGSNPQMSGMAALAAAAAATQKIPPSSAPTVLSVPAGTTIVKTVAVSPGTSTLPATVKVASSPVMPTQVSSLGCFTPSLFPPPQVSNPATRMLKTAAAQVGTSVSSAANTPTRPIITVHKSGTVTVAQQAQVVTTVVGGVTKTITLVKSPISVPGGSALISNLGKVMSVVQTKPVQTSAVTGQASTGPVTQIIQTKGPLPAGTILKLVTSADGKPTTIITTTQASGTGTKPTILGISSVSPNTTKPGTTTIIKTIPMSAIITQSGATGRGVGQGPRDMYPNTFTLQKSPDTTSWVSPNGLNSESGYKVQAGVTSSPGIKSPITIITTKVMTSGTGTPAKIITAVPKIATGHGQQGVTQVVLKGAPGQPGTILRTVPMGGVRLVTPVTVSAVKPTVTTLVVKGTTGVTTLGTVTGTVSTSLAGAGGHNTNASLATPITTLGTIATLSSQVINPTAITVSAAQTTLTAAGGLTTPTITMQPVSQPTQVTLITTPSGVEAQPVHDLPVSILASPTTEQPTATVTIAESGQGDVQPGTVTLVCSNPPCETHETGTTNTATTTVVANLGSLQQPTQVQFVCDRQEAGASLVTSAVGQQNGSVVRVCSNPPCEIHETGTTNTPTVVSANLTVPTLLGTGQFVCSNPPCETHETGTTNTATSSMAGQHMLSIPSCLPQETGTANLAASSMAGQQVCSNPPCETHETGTTNTATMATSNMTGKRVCTNPPCETHETGTTSTATTAMSNMGSGQPATASQQRETYHTYTTNTPTTARSNMGTREPEKAPALAKPTCQTHQTSATGTTMTVRATEAPCPAAPRVCPSPSCEQSTTATGSTGPVTKSSSASGGSTSTGVGQLAFISRQSEVQHTHTTNTPTTARSNMGAGEANGVQGPTKPSCQTHQTSSTSTTMTVKATEVLCLAAATAVSSTCSNPPCETHETGTTNTATTSNAGTLQQVCSNPPCETHETGTTHTATTATSNVGSSQPGQQIPASPHCETHQTTSTGTTMTVNFGVPPPGPSPSRKTLEAALDSAAAPATASPAPTAPSPGQRVCSNPPCETHETGTTHTATTVTSNMSSNQDPPSTTGGQGEPENTQGENMTSTSSNAITTTVSSTQTRAVTAVTQSTPVPGPSVPNISAMTEMPPDAMTTEASVSATIAVAVTGTDTQEVALSATDILQPLEEIPAETEAPQQLLQPPSAPPGEQAEGTPATHSPDLQAAVDMSGAGEPSPGQEAASSAVVTAVMVQPQPQPEVDQLSLPQELMAEAQAGTTTLMVTGLTPEELAVTAAAEAAAQAAATEEAQALAIQAVLQAAQQAVMGAGEPMDTSDAAAVAQAELGHLTAEGQEGQPTSIPIVLTQQELAALVQQQQQLQEAQAQVQAQVHHHHHHHHHHLPTEALAPADSLNDPATESNGLSDLAGAVTSTVALLPSTATESLAPSNTFVAPQPVAPSPAKLQAAAALAEKPDPLPPPMKATAKKENQWFDVGVIKGTNMMVMHYFLPPDDAPSDDDSGTIPDYNQLKKQELQPGTAYKFRVAGINACGRGPFSEISAFKTCLPGFPGAPCAIKISKSPDGAHLTWEPPSVTSGKIIEYSVYLAIQSSQAGEPKSSAPAQLAFMRVYCGPNPSCLVQSSSLSNAHIDYTTKPAIIFRIAARNEKGYGPATQVRWLQESSKDSSTSKPASKRPLSSPEMKSAPKKSKADGQ; encoded by the exons ATGGCTTCGGGTCTGCAACCCGCCGCGGTGGTGGCCTCAGTCTCAGCCTCCTCCTCTGCTGTCGCTGCTGCCGGGAGCAGCTCTCTGGCTCAGCTGCTGCAGCCCCGCTGGAAGCGAGTGGTGGGGTGGTCTGGCCCCGTGCCGCGCCCCCGCCACGGCCACCGAGCCGTGGCCATCAAGGAGCTCATCGTAGTGTTTGGTGGTGGCAACGAGGGTATCGTTGACGAGCTGCACGTGTATAACACGG CAACCAACCAGTGGTTTATCCCTGCTGTTCGAGGGGACATCCCTCCAGGCTGTGCTGCCTATGGCTTTGTGTGTGATGGGACTCGACTGCTGGTGTTTGGTGGGATGGTGGAATATGGGAAGTACAGCAACGACCTCTACGAGTTGCAG GCAAGCAGGTGGGAATGGAAAAGGCTCAAAGCAAAAGCCCCCAAAAATGGGCCGCCTCCATGCCCCCGACTTGGGCACAGCTTTTCTCTTGTGGGCAACAAATGCTACCTGTTTGGGGGTTTGGCTAATGACAGCGAGGATCCCAAGAACAACATTCCGAG GTACCTGAATGACCTATATATTCTGGAGTTACGACCAGGCTCTGGTGTGGTAGCCTGGGACATCCCCATCACTTATGGGGTCCTGCCGCCCCCCCGGGAGTCCCACACGGCTGTAGTCTATACAGAAAAAGACAACAAGAAATCCAAGTTGGTTATCTATGGGGGAATGAGTGGCTGCAGGCTTGGGGACCTCTGGACCCTAGATATTG AGACCCTGACCTGGAATAAACCTACTCTCAGTGGGGTGGCTCCTCTCCCTCGAAGTCTTCATTCTGCCACCACCATAGGAAACAA AATGTATGTGTTTGGTGGTTGGGTTCCTCTTGTTATGGATGACGTCAAAGTGGCCACACACGAGAAGGAGTGGAAGTGCACCAACACACTGGCCTGTCTCAACTTGG ACACCATGTCCTGGGAAACTATTCTGATGGACACACTGGAGGACAACATCCCCCGGGCTCGAGCTGGCCACTGTGCAGTGGCCATTAACACCCGACTCTATATCTGGAGTGGGCGAGACGGTTACCGAAAAGCATGGAATAACCAAGTCTGCTGTAAGGACCTTTGGTACCTAGAGACAG AAAAGCCTCCTGCCCCATCCCGGGTGCAGCTGGTCCGAGCCAACACCAACTCCCTGGAGGTGAGCTGGGGGGCAGTGCCAACGGCTGACAGTTATCTCCTGCAGCTCCAAAAGTATGATAttcctgccgccgccgccgccgctgccacTGCCACCTCACCTGCAGCCAACCCTGTTCCATCTGTGCCTATCAATCCCCCCAAGAGCCCTGCCCCAGCTGCAGCAGCCCCTGCTGTGCAGCCACTGGCCCAGGTTGGCATCACACTGCTCCCACAGGCAGCTGCAACCCccccaaccaccaccaccaccatccagGTCTTGCCGACAGTGCCTGGCAGCCCCATCCCTGTGCCCACCACAGGTCGGACTCAAG GTGTCCCTGCTGTTCTCAAAGTGACTGGCCCCCAGGCTCCAGCAGGAACTCCCCTAGTCACTGTTCGACCAGCCAGCCAACCTGGAAAAGCTCCAGTTACTGTGACTTCGCTGCCCGCCGGTGTCCGAATGGTTGTACCGACACAAAGTGCCCAGGGAACA GTGATTGGCAGCAACCCTCAGATGAGTGGCATGGCAGCCCTGGCCGCAGCAGCTGCAGCCACCCAGAAGATCCCTCCTTCCTCAGCTCCCACAGTACTGAGTGTCCCTGCAGGGACCACCATTGTCAAAACTGTAGCAGTGTCTCCTGGCACCTCCACACTTCCAGCCACAGTGAAGGTGGCCTCCTCCCCAGTCATG ccCACTCAGGTGTCCTCTCTGGGGTGCTTCACGCCGTCTCTCTTCCCTCCACCTCAGGTGAGCAACCCAGCCACCAGAATGTTGAAGACAGCAGCAGCCCAAGTAGGCACATCAGTATCATCAGCTGCTAATACTCCCACCCGCCCCATCATCACCGTCCATAAATCTGGCACTGTGACTGTGGCCCAGCAAGCCCAGGTGGTGACCACCGTGGTCGGTGGGGTCACCAAAACCATCACTCTGGTCAAGAGCCCCATCTCTGTCCCAGGGGGCAGTGCACTG ATTTCTAATCTGGGCAAAGTGATGTCAGTTGTTCAGACCAAACCGGTTCAGACCTCAGCAGTCACAGGCCAGGCTTCTACTGGCCCTGTGACTCAGATCATCCAG ACCAAAGGACCCCTGCCAGCTGGTACCATTCTGAAGCTGGTAACGTCAGCCGATGGCAAGCCTACCACTATCATCACCACCACCCAGGCCAGCGGGACTGGAACCAAACCCACCATCTTGGGCATCAGCAGTGTCTCCCCCAACACCACCAAACCGGGCACTACCACCATCATCAAAACCATCCCCATGTCGGCTATCATCACCCAGTCCGGAGCGACGGGTAGGGGCGTCGGGCAGGGGCCGCGCGATATGTACCCGAATACATTTACTCTCCAAAAGTCACCCGACACAACATCCTGGGTGTCCCCCAATGGGCTGAATTCTGAGTCGGGGTATAAGGTCCAGGCTG GTGTAACCAGCAGCCCTGGCATCAAATCCCCAATCACCATCATTACCACAAAGGTCATGACATCTGGCACAGGGACACCTGCCAAAATCATAACTGCTGTCCCCAAAATCGCTACTGGCCACGGGCAGCAAGGAGTAACCCAG GTGGTGCTAAAGGGAGCCCCTGGACAACCAGGCACCATCCTCCGAACAGTTCCCATGGGTGGGGTGCGGCTTGTCACCCCAGTCACAGTATCGGCTGTCAAGCCAACAGTCACCACCCTAGTGGTGAAGGGTACCACAG gaGTTACAACTCTTGGCACTGTAACAGGCACAGTGTCTACCAGCCTTGCTGGAGCAGGCGGGCATAACACCAATGCCTCTCTGGCCACTCCTATCACCACCCTGGGGACCATTGCCACTCTTTCGAGCCAGGTGATCAATCCTACAGCCATTACTGTGTCAGCTGCCCAGACCACTCTGACAGCGGCAGGAGGGCTCACCACCCCGACCATTACCATGCAG cctGTCTCTCAGCCCACTCAAGTGACGTTGATTACCACACCCAGTGGAGTAGAGGCCCAGCCAGTGCATGACCTTCCCGTCTCCATCTTGGCCTCACCTACAACTGAGCAGCCCACAGCCACAGTCACAATCGCTGAATCAGGCCAGGGTGATGTGCAGCCCGGCACTGTGACCCTAGTGTGCTCCAACCCCCCCTGCGAGACCCATGAGACGGGCACTACTAATACAGCCACAACAACCGTAGTAGCAAACCTAGGCAGCCTCCAGCAGCCAACCCAGGTCCAGTTTGTCTGTGACAGGCAAGAGGCAGGTGCCTCATTGGTGACCTCAGCAGTGGGACAGCAGAATGGCAGTGTGGTGCGGGTCTGTTCAAACCCCCCCTGTGAGATCCATGAGACAGGCACCACCAACACTCCCACTGTGGTCAGTGCCAACCTCACAGTCCCCACACTGCTAGGGACAGGGCAGTTTGTGTGCTCCAACCCTCCCTGTGAGACCCATGAGACAGGTACCACCAACACAGCCACTTCTAGTATGGCTGGGCAGCACATGCTCTCCATCCCCTCATGCCTGCCCCAAGAAACAGGTACCGCCAATCTAGCTGCATCGAGCATGGCTGGGCAGCAAGTCTGCTCCAATCCCCCATGTGAGACCCATGAAACGGGTACCACCAACACGGCCACCATGGCCACATCCAACATGACCGGGAAGCGTGTGTGTACAAACCCCCCGTGTGAGACCCATGAGACAGGAACCACCAGCACTGCCACTACTGCCATGTCTAACATGGGTTCAGGGCAGCCAGCAACTGCCAGCCAGCAGCGTGAGACATATCACACTTACACAACTAATACCCCCACCACAGCCCGATCTAATATGGGCACTAGGGAGCCTGAGAAAGCACCGGCTCTTGCCAAGCCCACATGCCAAACCCATCAGACCAGCGCAACCGGTACCACCATGACTGTGAGAGCTACAGAGGCACCATGCCCAGCTGCTCCTCGGGTCTGCCCCAGTCCATCCTGTGAGCAGAGTACCACCGCCACAGGTTCTACGGGCCCCGTGACCAAGAGCAGCTCAGCTAGTGGGGGTAGTACCAGCACAGGCGTAGGGCAACTAGCCTTCATCAGCCGGCAGTCTGAGGTACAGCATACCCATACAACAAACACCCCAACTACAGCCCGGTCCAACATGGGCGCTGGGGAGGCCAATGGGGTACAGGGGCCCACCAAGCCCTCATGCCAAACACATCAAACCAGTTCCACCAGCACCACTATGACTGTGAAAGCCACAGAGGTGCTCTGCCTGGCCGCTGCCACCGCCGTCTCCTCCACCTGTTCCAACCCACCCTGTGAAACGCACGAGACTGGTACCACCAACACAGCCACTACCTCGAATGCAGGCACTCTCCAGCAGGTGTGCTCCAACCCACCCTGTGAGACCCACGAGACTGGCACCACACATACGGCCACCACTGCCACCTCCAATGTAGGCTCCAGTCAGCCCGGGCAGCAGATACCTGCTAGCCCTCATTGTGAGACTCACCAGACCACCTCCACTGGCACCACCATGACAGTCAACTTTGGGGTCCCACCCCCTGGGCCCAGCCCCTCCCGGAAGACCCTGGAGGCAGCCTTAGATTCTGCAGCAGCACCAGCTACTGCCAGCCCTGCGCCAACAGCCCCCTCCCCAGGGCAGAGGGTGTGTTCCAACCCCCCCTGTGAAACCCATGAGACAGGCACCACGCACACAGCTACCACTGTCACCTCAAACATGAGCTCAAACCAAG ACCCACCATCCACCACAGGTGGTCAGGGGGAGCCAGAGAACACCCAAGGGGAAAACATGACTTCCACCAGCTCCAACGCCATCACCACAACAGTCTCGTCCACACAGACCCGAGCTGTGACTGCTGTGACACAGTCCACTCCAGTTCCTGGTCCTTCAGTACCG AACATTTCAGCGATGACGGAGATGCCTCCTGATGCCATGACTACGGAAGCGTCTGTCTCAGCCACAATAGCAGTGGCTGTAACTGGCACAGATACACAAGAGGTGGCACTCTCAGCCACAGACATCCTCCAGCCCTTAGAGGAGATCCCAGCTGAGACTGAAGCTCCGCAGCAGCTGTTACAGCCTCCCTCTGCTCCTCCAGGAGAGCAAGCCGAGGGCACCCCAGCAACTCACAGCCCTGACCTACAGGCAGCGGTGGACATGAGTGGGGCTGGGGAACCCTCCCCGGGCCAGGAGGCTGCCAGCTCGGCAGTGGTGACTGCCGTCATGGTACAGCCACAGCCACAGCCTGAGGTGGACCAACTATCTCTGCCTCAAGAGCTGATGGCTGAGGCTCAGGCTGGCACCACAACCCTTATGGTTACAGGCCTTACCCCAGAGGAGTTGGCAGTGACAGCAGCCGCTGAGGCTGCAGCCCAGGCAGCAGCTACTGAGGAAGCCCAGGCCCTGGCAATCCAAGCTGTGCTCCAGGCAGCCCAGCAGGCCGTCATGG GTGCTGGTGAGCCAATGGACACATCAGATGCAGCCGCAGTGGCCCAGGCGGAGCTGGGGCACTTGACAGCCGAGGGCCAAGAGGGCCAGCCTACTTCCATCCCCATTGTGCTGACCCAGCAGGAGCTGGCTGCTTTGgtgcaacagcagcaacaactgCAGGAGGCCCAGGCCCAAGTTCAGGCTCAggtccaccaccaccaccaccaccaccaccaccacctgccCACAGAGGCTCTGGCCCCTGCTGACAGCCTCAATGACCCAGCCACAGAAAGTAATGGCCTCAGTGACCTAGCTGGTGCTGTCACCAGCACTGTGGCCCTGCTGCCTTCCACAGCGACAGAGA GTTTGGCACCATCCAACACATTTGTGGCTCCTCAGCCAGTGGCGCCCAGTCCGGCGAAGCTCCAGGCAGCTGCTGCCCTGGCTGAG AAACCTGATCCCCTGCCTCCACCCATGAAAGCTACTGCCAAGAAGGAAAACCAGTGGTTCGATGTTGGGGTCATCAAAGGCACCAACATGATGGTCATGCACTATTTTCTGCCCCCAGACGATGCCCCAAGTGAT GATGACTCTGGCACCATCCCTGACTACAACCAGCTAAAGAAGCAAGAGCTCCAGCCGGGCACAGCCTACAAGTTCCGTGTCGCAGGCATCAATGCCTGTGGCCGGGGGCCCTTCAGCGAGATCTCCGCCTTTAAGACTTGTCTTCCTGGCTTTCCTGGGGCTCCTTGTGCCATTAAAATCAGTAAA